A window of Rubricoccus marinus contains these coding sequences:
- a CDS encoding LytR/AlgR family response regulator transcription factor: MTCLVADDDPVARALVERFVQRHDALTLVAACEDAIEAANVLAAKRAEGTPVELVFLDVEMPDMTGLELAEALGAAAQRPQVVLVTSKREYAHEAFDAEVTDYLVKPPSYARFVKAVERALARQATPEASGETAPASGADPDVLFVKADGKHVRIDLRETPWIEAQKDYVLFHTPEREHLVHVTMKALEARLPDAFARVHRSYFVRLDHIGDIDDSSVVIGRKVIPVGATYRARLLDRLNTL, translated from the coding sequence ATGACCTGCCTCGTCGCCGACGATGACCCCGTCGCCCGCGCTCTCGTCGAGCGGTTCGTGCAACGCCACGACGCGCTCACGCTCGTCGCCGCGTGCGAGGACGCCATCGAGGCCGCCAACGTGCTCGCGGCCAAACGCGCCGAAGGGACGCCCGTCGAGTTGGTGTTTCTGGACGTGGAGATGCCCGACATGACTGGCCTGGAACTCGCCGAGGCGCTCGGCGCCGCCGCGCAGCGCCCGCAGGTGGTCCTCGTCACGTCCAAGCGCGAGTACGCCCACGAGGCCTTCGACGCCGAGGTGACCGACTACCTCGTCAAGCCGCCGTCCTACGCCCGCTTCGTCAAGGCCGTCGAGCGCGCCCTCGCGCGCCAGGCCACGCCAGAGGCTTCTGGCGAGACCGCGCCGGCCTCTGGCGCCGACCCCGACGTGCTGTTCGTCAAGGCCGACGGCAAGCACGTCCGCATCGACCTGCGCGAGACGCCGTGGATCGAGGCGCAGAAGGACTACGTGCTGTTCCACACGCCCGAGCGCGAGCACCTCGTGCACGTGACCATGAAGGCGCTGGAGGCGCGCCTGCCCGACGCCTTCGCGCGCGTCCACCGCTCCTACTTCGTGCGGCTGGACCACATCGGCGATATCGACGACTCGTCGGTCGTGATCGGCCGCAAGGTGATCCCCGTCGGCGCGACGTACCGCGCGCGGCTGCTCGACCGGCTGAACACGCTCTAG
- a CDS encoding SDR family oxidoreductase: MIAITGSTGQLGRLVISDLLTRVPADQIVAIARDPESAATLGVSVREGDYDRPETLATAFEGVDRLLLISASEIGKRVPQHRAVIDAAKASGVGLIVYTSLLHADTSALGLAEEHRQTEAYLAESGVPYTVLRNGWYIENYTGSIGAAVEHGAVLGSAGDARLTPATRADYAAAAAAVLTADDPAGEVYELAGDEAFTMAEYAAEVARQSGREVAYRNMPEADYRGALEGMGLPAPVAAMIAQSDAAASEGALYDDSHTLSRLIGRPTTPLAQAIAAALAD; encoded by the coding sequence ATGATTGCCATCACCGGTTCGACCGGCCAACTCGGCCGCCTCGTCATCTCCGACCTCCTCACCCGCGTTCCGGCTGACCAGATCGTCGCTATCGCGCGCGATCCTGAGAGCGCAGCCACTCTCGGCGTCTCGGTCCGCGAGGGCGACTACGACCGCCCTGAGACGCTGGCCACAGCCTTCGAGGGCGTCGACCGCCTGCTGCTCATCTCCGCCAGCGAGATCGGCAAGCGAGTGCCGCAGCACCGCGCCGTGATCGACGCTGCGAAGGCCTCTGGCGTCGGCCTCATCGTGTACACGAGCCTGCTCCACGCCGACACGTCAGCTCTGGGACTCGCGGAGGAGCATCGCCAGACAGAAGCCTACCTGGCCGAGAGCGGTGTCCCGTACACGGTGCTCCGCAACGGCTGGTACATCGAGAACTACACCGGCTCCATCGGCGCAGCCGTTGAGCACGGCGCCGTACTGGGAAGCGCGGGCGACGCGCGGTTGACGCCCGCCACGCGGGCCGACTACGCTGCCGCCGCCGCTGCCGTCCTCACCGCCGACGATCCAGCAGGCGAGGTCTACGAACTGGCTGGCGACGAGGCCTTCACGATGGCGGAGTACGCCGCAGAGGTCGCCCGTCAGTCGGGGCGCGAGGTGGCGTACCGCAACATGCCCGAGGCGGACTACCGCGGCGCGCTCGAAGGCATGGGCCTGCCCGCGCCTGTGGCCGCGATGATCGCGCAATCCGACGCCGCCGCGTCCGAGGGCGCGCTCTACGACGACAGCCACACGCTGAGCCGCCTCATCGGGCGCCCGACGACGCCTCTGGCGCAGGCCATCGCCGCCGCGCTGGCAGACTGA
- a CDS encoding GIY-YIG nuclease family protein, giving the protein MPSRRSVWVYILASRTRVLYTGVTNNIERRLNEHREGAPGSFTARYRARRLVHLEEYPNARDAIAREKQIKAWRREKKRALIEAENPEWRDLAAPEAER; this is encoded by the coding sequence GTGCCCTCGCGCCGATCCGTCTGGGTGTACATCCTCGCGAGCCGAACCCGGGTGCTCTACACCGGCGTGACGAACAACATCGAGCGCCGGTTGAACGAGCACAGAGAGGGAGCGCCCGGTTCCTTCACGGCGCGCTACCGAGCCCGCCGGCTCGTTCACCTGGAGGAGTATCCAAACGCGCGAGACGCCATCGCGCGGGAGAAGCAGATCAAGGCGTGGCGGCGCGAGAAGAAGCGGGCGCTGATCGAGGCGGAGAATCCAGAATGGCGAGACCTCGCAGCGCCAGAGGCGGAGCGGTAG
- a CDS encoding DUF2911 domain-containing protein → MLRFAPLLFVFLVACAAPSAVAPEASDAPEAAFVTRLGSDTLAVERFARTPTGMTATVALRAPRTTLTTYDLVLGPDGDLVRYEAVTRQPLTDEVLRREIAEPSGDSLRVTQRPTDEPETVRMVALTERALPFIDMVHWPFEIMVERAVEAGGPLDQPLFTSRGLVAFTSDVQDDGAVTVRHPFRGPMTVEADARGRLVSLDAGQTTRALVVTRVGDVEVEQAATRWAEMDAAGQSVGALSGRGETVAEVAGATISVDYGQPLRRDRNIWGALVSWGDLWRTGANQATHLTTDRDLVLGEGADALTVPAGTYTLFSIPQPDGGTLIVNRETGQNGNRYDESQDLGRVPMQRQSLDASTEAFTIDVEASGGEGGVLSLRWAEDAFRVPFSVRD, encoded by the coding sequence GTGCTCCGTTTCGCTCCGCTCCTCTTCGTGTTCCTCGTCGCCTGCGCTGCCCCTTCCGCGGTCGCGCCAGAGGCTTCCGATGCGCCAGAGGCCGCGTTTGTCACGCGCCTGGGCTCGGACACCCTCGCGGTGGAGCGCTTTGCGCGGACCCCGACGGGGATGACAGCCACGGTCGCGCTGCGGGCGCCGCGCACCACGCTCACGACGTACGACCTCGTGCTCGGTCCAGACGGCGACCTCGTGCGCTACGAGGCGGTCACGCGGCAGCCGCTCACGGACGAGGTCCTGCGCCGCGAGATCGCAGAGCCCTCTGGCGACAGCCTCCGCGTAACGCAGCGGCCGACGGACGAGCCCGAGACCGTCCGGATGGTCGCGCTGACGGAGCGGGCGCTCCCGTTTATCGACATGGTGCACTGGCCGTTCGAGATCATGGTGGAGCGCGCCGTCGAGGCGGGCGGACCGCTGGACCAGCCGCTGTTCACCTCGCGCGGCCTCGTCGCGTTCACGAGTGACGTGCAGGATGACGGGGCCGTCACCGTGCGGCACCCCTTCCGCGGCCCGATGACCGTCGAGGCCGACGCCAGAGGCCGCCTCGTCTCGCTCGATGCGGGCCAGACCACGCGCGCGCTCGTCGTCACCCGCGTCGGCGATGTGGAGGTAGAGCAGGCCGCTACGCGCTGGGCCGAGATGGACGCCGCCGGGCAATCGGTCGGCGCGCTGTCCGGGCGGGGCGAGACCGTCGCTGAGGTGGCGGGCGCCACGATCTCTGTGGACTACGGGCAGCCGCTCCGCCGCGACCGCAACATCTGGGGCGCGCTCGTCTCCTGGGGCGACCTCTGGCGGACCGGCGCCAACCAGGCCACGCACCTGACGACGGACCGCGACCTGGTGCTCGGCGAGGGCGCGGACGCGCTCACGGTCCCCGCGGGCACCTATACCCTGTTCTCGATTCCGCAGCCCGATGGCGGAACGCTGATCGTCAACCGCGAGACCGGCCAGAACGGCAACCGGTACGACGAATCGCAGGATCTGGGCCGCGTTCCCATGCAGCGGCAGTCCCTGGACGCCAGCACGGAAGCGTTCACGATCGACGTGGAGGCCTCTGGCGGTGAGGGAGGCGTGCTCTCGCTCCGCTGGGCCGAGGACGCCTTCCGCGTCCCGTTCTCCGTCCGCGACTAA